The DNA region GTTTGCTATGGCGTGTGCCTCATCAAGCGAGTGCATCTTGTAAGTGCCGCATTGAAATTTATTTAGCTCTGGGATTTTATCTTGGTCTTTGACTTCTAAAATATCTTTCATAGAGGCTAACCATGCCTTTTTTACGGCTTCTTCGTTAGGTGTGCCAATGACACTCATATAAAAACCAGTTCTACAGCCCATCGGTGAGATGTCAATGATCTCTACTCCATTGCCGTTTAGATGGTTTCTCATAAAGCCAGCAAACAAATGCTCTAATGTATGAGTACCTTTTTCTGGCAAAATTTCTTCATTTGGCTTGCAAAATCTCAAGTCAAAAACACTTATATCATCACCCTTTGGCGTTTTCATACTTTTTGCTAGTCTTACTCCTGGGGCTTGCATTTTTACGTGATCTACACAAAAACTATCAAGTAATGGCATATCTTCTCCTTTAAATTTTTGGTAATTCTAGCGTAAAAAATATTTAAAATTTAAAGGCTCATGCAAAATTTCACATAAGCCTTGCAATATTTGAATGTTTGTGGGTATTAAAATAATAAAAATTTTACTTACTATTATAAATTTCTCATATATTCTGTGCTATAAATACCTTGAATACGTCTTTCCATGTCACTATACCAACTTTT from Campylobacter concisus includes:
- the luxS gene encoding S-ribosylhomocysteine lyase, whose protein sequence is MPLLDSFCVDHVKMQAPGVRLAKSMKTPKGDDISVFDLRFCKPNEEILPEKGTHTLEHLFAGFMRNHLNGNGVEIIDISPMGCRTGFYMSVIGTPNEEAVKKAWLASMKDILEVKDQDKIPELNKFQCGTYKMHSLDEAHAIANKILAQGLVIINNDEIKLDVDAMGLKKH